ATCGCCGGGCGCGAAGGTACAGTCGATGCTCACCAAATCGGCGTTGAAGTTGCGCACCAGTTCATCCCATTGCGCATTGCCCACGAACGGGCTGTCGAGCACGAGGATTTCGGTCTGGCTTGAGCTTTCTTCGAGCACGTTCTTGAGGTTGCCAAAGCGCGTCTTCAGGCTCATCACGCGGAATTCGCGCAGGCTGTCGATCGGCGGGTTGGTCACCTGGCTGAAGTTCTGGCGGAAGAAGTGGCTCAGCGGGCGGTACTTCTTCGACAGAACCGCCGACGGTGTGTCGTCGCCCATGGACGCCAGCGTTTCCTTGCCATCCTCGGCCATCGGCGCAAGGATCTGCTCAAGCTCTTCGATGGTGTAACCGGCGGCGACCTGACGGCGGCGCAATTCGTTACCTTCGAACAGCGGTGTTTCCTTCACACCGGCAAGCGCGTCGTCCAGTTCGTTGATCTTGCCGACCCAGTCGCCAAAGGGGCGTGACGCGGCCAGTTTGTCCTTGATCTCGGTATCGCCGTAAAGCTTGCCTTCGGTCATATCGACAGCCAGCAATTGCCCCGGACCCAAGGCGCCCTTGCGCACAACGCGCGCTTCGTCGAGGGGCACCATCCCCGCTTCGGACCCGGCAATCAGCATACCGTCGCTGGTCACGACATAACGCATCGGGCGCAGGCCGTTGCGGTCCAGTCCCGCACAGACCCAGCGACCGTCGGTCATAGCCAATGCGGCGGGACCGTCCCACGGCTCCATCACCGAGTTGCAGTAGGAATACATGTCGCGCCACGCCTGTGGCAGCTCGATCCGCTGCTTGGACCAGCTTTCGGGCACAAGCATCGTTTTTGCCATCGGGGCGGACCGGCCCGCACGCACCAGAACCTCGAAAACCGAATCGAGCGCCGCCGAGTCCGACGATCCCTGCGCGACGATCGGCTTGATGTCCTCGGCCATGTCGCCGAACGCATCGGACGCCATGCGGATTTCGTGGCTTTTCATCCAGTTCAGGTTGCCCTTGAGCGTGTTGATCTCGCCGTTATGGGCCAGCATGCGGAACGGCTGGGCCAGCCACCACTGCGGGAACGTGTTGGTCGAATACCGCTGGTGATAGAGGGCAAAGGCGCTCTCGAACCGTTCGTCCATCAAGTCGGGATAGAATTCGGCAACCTGCTCGGCAAGCATCATGCCCTTGTAGATGATAGACCGGCAGGACATCGACGCGATGTAAAGCCCGGGCACCTGTGCCGCATTGGCCGCCTTTTCGATCCGGCGGCGGATTACGTAAAGCTCGCGCTCGAATGTTTCCTCGTCCACGCCCTTGGCGTTGGAAATCAGGATCTGTTCGATCTCCGGGCGCGTGGCGTTGGCTTTCTCGCCCAGACAATCGACGTTCACGGGCACATGGCGCCAGCCGTAGATATAGTGCCCCATGCGCAGCACTTCGGTCTCTACGATGGTCCGGCAGGTTTCCTGCGCCGCGAAGTTGGTGCGCGGCAGGAATACCTGACCGACCGCGATCATCTCGTCCTCGCGGGGGGTATGCCCGGTGCGCCGCACCTGATCGTAGAAGAACGGCACCGGAATCTGCACGTGGATGCCTGCGCCGTCACCGGTTTTGCCGTCCGCGTCGACAGCACCACGGTGCCAGATCGCCTTGAGCGCCTTGATGCCGTTTTCCACCACCTCGCGCGACCGCGACCCGTCGATGTTCACGACAAGACCCACGCCACAGGACGAATGCTCCTCTTCGGGAGAATACAGGCCCTTTTCGGCCATCATGGCGCGTTTGGCTTCTTCGCGTGCCACCCATGCGTCATCATACTTGGTCATTTGTCTGTCTCCTGTCGGGGCGCGAAGAGCGCGATTGTCTATGGTGTGGTCAGCCTGTGGTTGACCCCGCCGACGCCTATCCCTGGGGGTCTAGCGCCGGCATCATGTAAAGGTAGCTGGCGTTTGGCCGGTTGCACCGCCTAAAACTCCTGCCACCAAGGGCCGCGGAGCCGTTACTCCGCAGCGATGGCCGATTTTGCGCTGAAGCTTTCAAGGATCGCTTCTGCGCAATCGCGCCCGTCCTTGATCGCCCAGACCACCAGCGAGGCGCCGCGCACGATGTCACCCACCGCATAGACGCCATCGGCTTCGGTCTTGCCGGTGATATAGTCCGCCTTCACGGTTCCCCAGCGGTTGACCGGCAGATCGGGGCAGTCCCAAAGGGTCGGCAGGTCTTCGGGTTCGAACCCGAGCGCCATGATGACCAGGTCGGCTTCCTCTACATAATCCGATCCTTCGATCAGTTCGGGCGCCTGACGGCCGGTCGCATCCGGTGGCCCGAGCCGCATACGCTGCGCCATCACGCCACTGACCGGATCGCCCGAGAAGCCCTTTGGCGCTGTCAGCCATTCGAAGATCACGCCTTCTTCCTCGGCGTTCTGAACTTCCCGCTGCGAGCCGGGCATGTTTGCCCGGTCACGACGGTAAAGACATTTGACCGATTCAGCACCCTGCCGGATCGAGGTGCGCACGCAGTCCATGGCGGTATCGCCCCCACCGATCACCACAACGCGCTTTCCGTGGGCATTCAGGCTGCCGTCGGTGAATTCCGGCACATCGTCGCCGAAGCTTTTCTTGTTACTGACGGTCAGGAAATCGATCGCCTTGACCAGACCCGGCACGCCCACGCCGGGTGCCTGCAAATCGCGGCTCTTGTAGACGCCCGTCGCGATGATGACCGCATCGTGCTTTGCACGGATGTCCGCGAAAGAGATGTCCACTCCGACGTTGCAGTTCAGTTCGAACTTCACGCCGCCCTTTTCCAGCTGGTCGTTGCGGCGCATCACGACATCTTTTTCCAGCTTGAAGCCGGGAATGCCGTAGGTCAGCAAACCACCCGCGCGGTCGTAGCGGTCATAGACAGTTACCTGTACACCGGCACGCCGCAAGAAATCGGCGGCAGCCAATCCACCGGGGCCCGCGCCAATGATGCCAACGCTTTCGGAGCGTTCGGCGTCCGGAACGATGGGCTGGACCCAGCCTTCTTCCCACGCGGTGTCGGTGATGTATTTTTCGACGGAGCCGATTGTCACTGTGCCATGGCCCGATTGCTCGATCACGCAGTTGCCTTCGCACAGGCGATCCTGCGGGCAAATCCGGCCGCAAATCTCGGGGAAGGTATTGGTGGCCTGACTGACTTCGTAGGCTTCCTGCAAACGCCCTTCCGCAGTCAGGCGCAGCCAGTCGGGGATGTTGTTATGCAACGGGCAATGCGTCTGGCAGTAGGGAACGCCACACTGGCTACAGCGGCTGGACTGCTCCTTGGCCTTTGCTTCTGCATATTCTGCATAGATTTCGTTGAAATCCTCGCGGCGTGCGTCTGCGCTGCGCTTTTCGGGCATGTCCCGTTCAACGCTGGTGAATTTCAACATCGGTTGCTTTGCCATATGGATCGCGTCCTTATTTCAGCCGGAAGCCACCCAATATCCCAAGACCTTTACAAATAAAAGGCAGTAGTACTGACCTATATAGCAGTTTATTTTCGCCGCACCGCAGAAAGTAGCCCCTAAATCGCGATATTTAAATCCGATTCGGACCTAATGTTTCAAAAGCCACTGATAAGAAACGCTAATGCAACGACACCCACAAAAATCCGCCACCACCCAAAAAGTGCGTACCCGTGACGGCTGACATAGCCCAAAAGCCATTTCACCACGAAAACCGCACTGACAAAGGCCATGGCAAAGCCCACTGCGATCTCTCCCATGGCCGACACATCCAGCACGTCGCGATTCTTGAACAGGTCATAGGCGAATGCCCCCGCCATCGTCGGCATCGACAGAAAGAACGAAAACTCCGCCGCGGCCCGCTTGCTGGCGCCGAGCATCAGCGCGCCAACGATCGTCGCCCCGGACCGCGACACGCCCGGCACCATGGCGAGACACTGGATGAACCCGATCTTGATCGCCATCGGCAGCGGCAGGCGCATCGCGTCCTCGTGAATGGGTTCGGGCGCGATCCGGTCGACGAAAACCAGCACGATGCCCCCGAGGATCAGCATCACGGCAATCAGCATCGGCGTTTCGAACAGGACTGTCTTGATGAAATCATGCGCCAGCACCCCGATCACAACCGCGGGCAGAAAGGCGACCAGAACGGACAGGATGAACCGCCGGGCCTGCGGATCATGCGGTGCAGCCGCAAACACCGAAACCAGCCTTTGCGCGTAGATCGTCAGGATCGCCAGCACCGCGCCCAGCTGGATCACAACCTCAAAGGTCTTGCCCGCACTGTCGAAACCCAGAAAATGACCGGCAAGCAGGATGTGACCCGTAGACGATACGGGGATGAATTCCGTCAACCCTTCGAGCAATCCCAGAAGAGCCGCGACCAGTGTCGTATTTTCCATCAGCTGGAACGCAGGTTTCGCGCCGATTCCTTGATCGCATCGTATTGGCCCGAGGGGCGGAACCGCCACAGGTATTCCGGCAGGACGGACGCCATCGCCACAGGCTTGATCCCCAGCGCGTCAAAGCCTTGCGCACCTTCTGCGACGACATTGTCCCGGCGCAGGTTGCGCACCTGATCGCGGGTGATGAAGCCATTGCGCACCAGTCCGAACGTAACGGCCTGAAGCATGTCGAACCCGAAGGCCATGACGCGCGCGGCCCAGAACGGGATGTTCAGCACCAACCGGCGCCGCCGGATCACATCAAGCATCTGCACCATCAACTGCCGGAAAGACATGACCGCCGGTCCGCCCAGTTCAAAGACGCCCGAGGCATCGCCTGTCACGCCCTTCACCGCCGCGCGCGCGACATCATCCACATACACC
Above is a genomic segment from Sulfitobacter sp. HNIBRBA3233 containing:
- a CDS encoding undecaprenyl-diphosphate phosphatase, giving the protein MMENTTLVAALLGLLEGLTEFIPVSSTGHILLAGHFLGFDSAGKTFEVVIQLGAVLAILTIYAQRLVSVFAAAPHDPQARRFILSVLVAFLPAVVIGVLAHDFIKTVLFETPMLIAVMLILGGIVLVFVDRIAPEPIHEDAMRLPLPMAIKIGFIQCLAMVPGVSRSGATIVGALMLGASKRAAAEFSFFLSMPTMAGAFAYDLFKNRDVLDVSAMGEIAVGFAMAFVSAVFVVKWLLGYVSRHGYALFGWWRIFVGVVALAFLISGF
- a CDS encoding NAD(P)-dependent oxidoreductase — protein: MAKQPMLKFTSVERDMPEKRSADARREDFNEIYAEYAEAKAKEQSSRCSQCGVPYCQTHCPLHNNIPDWLRLTAEGRLQEAYEVSQATNTFPEICGRICPQDRLCEGNCVIEQSGHGTVTIGSVEKYITDTAWEEGWVQPIVPDAERSESVGIIGAGPGGLAAADFLRRAGVQVTVYDRYDRAGGLLTYGIPGFKLEKDVVMRRNDQLEKGGVKFELNCNVGVDISFADIRAKHDAVIIATGVYKSRDLQAPGVGVPGLVKAIDFLTVSNKKSFGDDVPEFTDGSLNAHGKRVVVIGGGDTAMDCVRTSIRQGAESVKCLYRRDRANMPGSQREVQNAEEEGVIFEWLTAPKGFSGDPVSGVMAQRMRLGPPDATGRQAPELIEGSDYVEEADLVIMALGFEPEDLPTLWDCPDLPVNRWGTVKADYITGKTEADGVYAVGDIVRGASLVVWAIKDGRDCAEAILESFSAKSAIAAE